The stretch of DNA GCTAGATTAGAGCGGTGCAAcagatgagtcttgtgtagacgataCTTCAAACACACTTGTCGTTTCATCGCATATCATATACTAAATTCTAATGTCACTTTTCATTTCAATTATTGTTGAttacaaaagacaaaaaataatttGCTAAGACAACAGTTGTGGCGGGTAACTGCAGTCCTAGAATCTTGAAAAGTTAATATATTGATGGAatgcaagttaaaaaaaaaagtattacagtGGTAAATCACTTCATCGAACACTGGTATACtaatattgcctttatttatataacttACAACGCCACCAATTGCCCATGCTAACATGATATCGTtgcatttttcatatttctttggTCTGACACCATAACAGTTAAAGACAGATCCTTCATCGTTATCTGTTGCAGTTGGACAACTGAATACAACAAAGTGATGGACGACATCTTCATTACCACGGGTGATTATTggttcaaactttaaaaaaaattttgaataaacattGGTCTAGCAGTGTATGATTTCGTTTTCGGgttattgaatataaatatattgaataaattgaTTGAAACATGAATTAAACAAAATGCAGGGTTCTTTATGAGACGCTTTATACAAATAAAGTTCCTGGCCTAATAATTCACTGATAAATCAGTCAGATTCCAATCTTAGTATTGATTATGTTTACAGGGATTATTAACGATTCAGACCAAAAAACagagatatgtttttttttgttttaaactttgaaaaaaagagaaatatttatataattaactAGAAGCAACCAGTTTGGTTCAACTTTATAAAAATCAGCTTTAATACATCGTAGATATGTAATTGCCTTGAAAATCAAATAAGACAGTGTCGATCAATTCGGAGTTGATAAATGTGACAGCTTATATCCCCTGATCGATATGTAATACAGGAACAGATTACTTAAGTGTAGACAAAACttcggaatttttggtcctcagtgctcttcaacttcatttggtcttttgtggatagttgtctcattggcaatcataccacatcttctttttttatattcgtaCTTTAATTTGCCTTCTACACTCTTACTGGtatgtcttttgtagacgaacctCGGGGTTGGCTTACACAATTTGTGCCTAGTTTATTGGATTAGTTCATTGATAAaagagaaaatgtaaaaaaaaagtacccTTATTATATGGCGCTTGGAAGGTTTTTCTGGCactttaaaaattttacattGGTATGTAGTATCTGTATTGGCTGGAACatgaaactgaaataaaaatgaatatgaaCAGTGTATTGTAAAGCAATCAAATCTTACATTCCGTATCTATGTTATCTGTCACTattatcttcttttcttttttgctaGCCAAATTCATAATCCTGTAGTTATTATTTTTAAGAATAGTACACTAGAACGTAAAGCAATAATCAACatgatattgataaaaaaaatacaacctATAAAATAGTCGTGTCCTCTAATGATCGACATCTTGAATAACAAAAGCACTTTTGATTTCTTCAACGTATAGATGTTTAAAACGTCAATCTTTAATTTaatcaataatcatgataattttttaaattttgtttcaagtttgttaaatttttaatCTGGTACATTTGTTGGCTATTATTCATTTGTTTCTCTATCCAATATTTtctctcatttatttgtattgtagtcctgtcatgtaatattgtcattttaatgttataattagcattgctattaataaaattaacggtaccaattttcttgcaccagatgcgcatttcgacaatacatgtctcatcagtgatgctcgtggccaaaatatttgaaatccaaagcttatataaaagatgaagagctatgatccaaaaggtccaaaagtgggaggtttggcatgccacaaaaccaggttcaactcaccatttttattttaaaatcccctgtaccaagtcagggaaatggccattggtatattatagttcgtttctatgtgtgttacattttaaagttgtgtttctgttgtgtcttagttctcttatattttccctcagttttagtttacaacctggatttgttttttctctatcggtttataaatttcgaacagcagtatactactgttgcctttatttgtttactttatgTTACATAAGTGTATAGAAACATATCCTTACATTGTTATGAAGTATATCGAATTGTTCTGCATCAGGTGGTAATTGGTAGTCATTTGCCTTGACCGCCGAGAGCAACATTACACTTTTAGCTCCTTGTCTGTTTGTTCCATGCCATGGCAGTGTATCGAACGATGCAGGATCATCAGGGTGGTACGAATATATAACCTTGATAGTATTATCCTTTTCaaagtaaattatataaattagaataattgacaaatttaaattaaaatcttaattGCATGTACTAGTaagtgtttgtcttttgtttcgtttttttttaacaatgcatgtttttttgaattcataaacacttaaaatatacgtgtttaaaaactaaaaaagatTATTAGCTCAAATtagttaaggttcatgtggaccctatggctaaaatggccgtattttcacctcaaaattttctctgagtacaggcatatctgtgcatctggaaaagtttgaaggcatagcatgcccttgataaatagaattcaaatgcattgtatgatttagaaaattcataacttaactggattttgccgtacacttttttcgtctctgcagaagatgataaaattaacaaacagttgagtttaccttgatatggtccactcaggtacacagtttaaataaccaattattgtcaggtatctattgtccatctaatgtccatgtcaattaaaaatGCTCATTTTAATTCTTACCTGTAGGGAAGTTCTCAAatctgtttcccaacttagtttattttgtcACCTTCTGAAGGAATGAAAAAAGTGCACGgaaaaatcctggtaagtttttatttttctaaaacataaaacatatttaaaactcatttatctagggcatgctatgcctgaaaaAATTTACAGATgtgcaggtttgtctgtactcagattaaattttgaggtgaaaatacggccactTTAGCCAAAGGGTCCACAAGAACCTTAAATAACTCATAGCTGAGAAGTTGAAAGAGATGACTACAATCATCCCATTGTGAACTTTACATTTTGATGAAGAAAGATGCATGCTTCATTTGAATATGGAGTATATATATCTAACGGTCAATATACAATTGAAGACTATTGTTTCCGCCAAAGTCAACGGTAATGATATTTGAAGGAATTTCCCTCAATATTTACATTTCCGACCAGTATTTAATGTACtggtgtttgtcttttcgtcttattttttacctattatattaGTCTTGTTTAGTTATGgttttaattattcttttttagttatggtttaaattatatttttttagttatggttttaattattcttttttagTTATGgtttaattattcttttttatatctccTCACTTTTTACATTATCatctttttttccattttaaatgtttaaatagttcaaaaatttaataaatcttCTAGACAAAATTATACTCACTGTAATTTGGTAGTCTTTGTCATCACATGTATCTAACTTCCTAACAAACTTTAATACTGTTCCAAAGTTATCTTCAAGTCCTTGTAGAAGCATCCAGTCCTGGCTTACATCAATGGTAGGAGCATAGTGACCTTCAGTATGACAATCCTATATGAATTATGGTAAATCATGAAAACCCCAGAATATCATTGATActacaaataaaaagtaaaatacattgAAAATTTGCATTCACGTATACATTTATCAAAAATACTAAATAATAAGTTTATCTCTATAAGTTTATCCCCTAAATGTTATAACATCAATGTACAAACAAACACATATACACACACACGCGTGTCGTGGATGTAAAACTGTCTATATTTAAATGACTAACCTTAAAATGAGCCGTTCCGTTGCTGTCAACCCAGCCAACAACTACATCAGATGGAAACATTTTACCATTGGATGATAGACCAAAGCCGACATATCCCTTAGTCTTAACGTGAGTCTCGAACGTTATATGTGTTGTATTAGTTTTCCAAAATAACCAATAACTTCCATCACTGTCTAGTTGCCAGCTATTCCCGAAAATCTCAGTTGGCGTCGGTTTGGAGGGCGACACATGTTGGGTAACGGCATTTGGTTTTCCTATGCTTGTACCGAACAAATAAAGAAATGCAAAATATATTGTGCGCTTCATTGTAATTTCTCTCCTCGCAATACCTTAACGTATAATCTTGCTTAAATATCTACAGACTAAAGGTGAATTACTAGAGATGATGATTTTGAAATGTGTTGTCCTATGTTAAGAACCTATACATACGTAACTTTTTTTTATCGATAATAATCAGACACAATCCACTGTAACATAGAATTTGATgtctattttgaaataaattctgATAAGATTGttgaataaatatttacatttaagcTACCTGAAGCTCGTGAGTATGAAATGTTGACCATGACGACAAAAAATGTTTAAGATAAACGAGAGATCAAAATATGGTACAATTTCTTTTCTCCGTCTtattagttattaaaggtaccatgattatgatttaatacgccagccgtgcgttttgtctacataagactcatcagtgacgctcagatcaaaatagtaataaagccaaacaagtacaaaggtgCCATAAACTCATCAAACTACTAGCTTATTTACCCTATTTTATTACAAGACATGCACAAttttaaaaatgagaaacgaATACAACGATGTCTAAATAATGGTcggacttttaaaaaaaatatttgatgttcAAATTTcgtcaattttatatatttggcTTTGTCTTtacctttttttgtttgttttttttttagtttaaaagctatattttcaaatattgggGACTCGAAAATCACTGAAACgacattaattgtcaaaatgcacatctggtgcagaatttatataattatgtcatgacaccttcaaatattttaattgtatttacATATTTGGAAGAATTTTTTTTCCTAAGAACACCATCTTAACATGATCTATATAAAAGAGGATTAAAagctctttttaaaatttataaaatatttaaaggtcATAAACCCAAAATTAAAACTTTACTTCATATATTTGACCACACAGTAAAACCAATTTTAACTTATGGAAGTGAAATTTGGGGTGCTTTAGATTCAAAAAAGTTAACTGAAAAAGGagattgttattttgaaaaattatgtaaagAACTGCAAACTGAATCAGTTCATTCAAAAATCTGTAAATTTTCACTGGGAGTATGAAAGAGAGGCACAAATATGGCAGTGATAGGTGAGCTAGGGAGATATCCTTTATTTATTGAAGTTATAGTTAATATGTTTTCATACTTATCACGTTTAACAAGTACAGAGGACCAATTATTGTCTGAAGCTCTCCTTGTATCAAAATCCTTATCAAACCATAGTAAGAAAAGTTGGTTCAATTCTATAAGTTCAGTAGCAAAATACTTAGACATAGATTTATCACAAGTTTTTAATGTCAAATCAAACTtcaaaagatttattttaaacaaacttaAATTAAAGTATAATAAGTTGTGGTATTCATCTTTACACGATGACAGAAAAAATATGTCGTTTGGAAATAAACTTAGAACATACAGACTTTTTaagagaaatatatattttgaacctTATTTGGCTATAGGTAATAGGAATCTGAGAATTCAGATGACAAAATTCAGAATTAGTAatcataatttagaaatagagaGAGGTAGATACAGGGGACTCCAGGCAATGAATAGAATTTGTAATCTTTGTAAAAAAGAAGTGGAAGATGAACTCcattttttacttaaatgttcatctTTGGAAAGTGAGAGAGTTTCCATTATTTCCAACATAGTTAAAAGTTACAAAAACTTTCacaatttagattatcaatcacaatttatttggctaatgtcCAATGAAGATAGTCACATTTTTAATCAAGTGAgcaatttaattaataatttaaatgttgttcGAAAACAACTATTAGAAACTTAGTGAGtttatatattttactgtaaaaagaCAGAGGCATAATTTAGATATTTGTAAAGCTTCTTATTGTAGGATCATAAAAGCACCAGGGGAAAAACCAGAATATTTAAATTCAGTTTCCTATATTTTTTAGGATCACTGTATTTGTCAAAGttgaaacatgataaatatacattagtgtgtctttcttttctcttcgtt from Mytilus galloprovincialis chromosome 2, xbMytGall1.hap1.1, whole genome shotgun sequence encodes:
- the LOC143062038 gene encoding DBH-like monooxygenase protein 1 homolog, encoding MKRTIYFAFLYLFGTSIGKPNAVTQHVSPSKPTPTEIFGNSWQLDSDGSYWLFWKTNTTHITFETHVKTKGYVGFGLSSNGKMFPSDVVVGWVDSNGTAHFKDCHTEGHYAPTIDVSQDWMLLQGLEDNFGTVLKFVRKLDTCDDKDYQITDNTIKVIYSYHPDDPASFDTLPWHGTNRQGAKSVMLLSAVKANDYQLPPDAEQFDILHNNFHVPANTDTTYQCKIFKVPEKPSKRHIIRFEPIITRGNEDVVHHFVVFSCPTATDNDEGSVFNCYGVRPKKYEKCNDIMLAWAIGGVGYDFPHNAGFSLNAPGDPRFLILETHFTNPTLKSGIVDSSGFRITVTPTLRQYDAGLLQIGAMVNNLYFAVGNQTNSLKVFGVLLHAHLLGAKMTARHFRGDRELEPFSKDDNYDFDYQDFRAMKQEREIKYGDSLSMDCTYDSSSRTKPTVGGLPTTSEMCLAFLFYYPKVNVTFCVSQPNYDQLSSVPWHAVQQLNTWDWKDKSVRDNFNGIVDNSTYNYICNGLDKSANIDFKQGNFHLPEPATKYAPPPRQCPSGH